In the Candidatus Sulfotelmatobacter sp. genome, CCGCCCACGCCGCAGTCTCAGCCGAATGATTCTAGAGCATCCCGGGGGCTGCCGGCACGCGGGGGCGAGTCGGCTGATAGAATGCGCCCATTGTTCAGGGAGGAACTCATGAGAGCAAGATGCCTCGCCGGTTGGAGTCTCGCGACGCTGCTGACACTCGCCGCGCCTGTGCTCGCCGACAGCTACTCTGACGCCATCCACACCTTCAGGAACGCCGGGCAGAGCGGAAAGTTCTTCGAGCACTGCTACGGCTACGCGGTGTTCCCGACCATCGGCAAGGGTGGGATCGGCGTGGGCGGGGCTCATGGCACCGGCCACGTCTACCGCGGCGGTTCCCTGGTCGGGCAGTCGTCGATGACCCAGGTCACGGTCGGCTTCCAGTTCGGCGGCCAAGCCTACAGCCAGATCATCTTCTTCGAAGACAAGCGCGCATTCGACGAGTTCACCAGCGGCCACTTCGAGTTCGGCGCGCAGGCGACCGCGGTGGCGATCACCGCCGGCGCTTCGGCCGAGGCCGGCACCGGCGGCACCGGCGCGGGGGCGAGCGCCACCAAGCACGACGCCACCACCGCCGGCTCGTACCAGAAGGGGATGGCGGTGTTCACGATCGCCAAGGGCGGCCTGATGTACGAGGCCACGATCGGCGGCCAACGGTTCAGCTACAAACACCTCAAGTAGCGGGTGGCGCCCCCCGACTGGTTCCGGAACCAGTTGGCTCGCACCGCTTGCCGCGCTCCCGCCGCCACCAGTAGATTTTGCCGCGATTCCGCGAACTCATTGCGGAGAGATGTCCGAGCGGTTGAAGGAGCACGATTGGAAATCGTGTAGGCGCTAATACCGCCTCGAGGGTTCGAATCCCTCTCTCTCCGCCATTTCTCCTTCTCACCATCCATCCTCGAGGGAGCCCGATGACCCGCCGCTGGTGCTCGTTCGCGATCACGTCGCTCGCACTCTTCTGCTCGTTCGCTCCGGTGGCCGGCGCCGCGCGGGCGGCGGCGAGGCCGGACACTTCCGCCGCGAAGGGGGCGAAGAAGGACGACGAGGAGCCGCCGATCGTCACCCACCACCAGATGACGCTGGGCGGCAAGGTGCTCAAGTACACGGTCACCGCCGGAATGATGCCTTACAAGAACAACGACGGCGATGTCGAGGCCAGGATCTTCTACATGGCCTACACGCTCGATCGCGACAAGGGCGTGTCGGCCGATCGGCCGCTGATGTTCTCGTTCAACGGCGGCCCGGGCTCGGCGTCGGTGTGGCTCCATCTCGGGGCACTCGGCCCCAAGCGCGTGCAGATGCAGCCCGACGGCATGATGCCGTCGCCCCCGTACAAGCTGGTGGACAACGACCAGAGCTGGCTCGATCTCACCGACATCGTGTTCATCGATCCGGTCGGCACCGGCTACAGTCGCGCCACCAAGCCCGAGCTCGGCAGGAAGTTCTGGAGCATCCAGGGCGACGTGCAATCCGTCGGCGAGTTCATCCGCATGTATCTCACGCGCAACTCGCGCTGGGGATCGCCCCTGTTCCTGGTGGGCGAGAGCTACGGCACCACGCGCGCCGCGGCGCTCTCGGGCTACCTGGTCGAGACCCAGGGCATCGCGTTCAACGGCATTCTGCTGGTCTCCTCGATCCTCAATTTCGAGACCGCGCGCTTCACCGCCGGCAACGACCTGCCCTACCCGCTGTTCCTGCCCACCTACTGCGCCACCGCGTGGTATCACAAGAAGCT is a window encoding:
- a CDS encoding YSC84-related protein: MRARCLAGWSLATLLTLAAPVLADSYSDAIHTFRNAGQSGKFFEHCYGYAVFPTIGKGGIGVGGAHGTGHVYRGGSLVGQSSMTQVTVGFQFGGQAYSQIIFFEDKRAFDEFTSGHFEFGAQATAVAITAGASAEAGTGGTGAGASATKHDATTAGSYQKGMAVFTIAKGGLMYEATIGGQRFSYKHLK